In the Terriglobia bacterium genome, one interval contains:
- a CDS encoding tetratricopeptide repeat protein, translating into MNARSHIVTALLFLSTLLLLLPAPHALAQDSQDDQPHITPRNTPTPTPTPTPKPAANQPPTQKKDQYERPPFPGDVQQKPGANEPSPKPSDDKYERPPFPGDAPGTSPTGGSVSGESSSKDTQIDTDIHPDKDKEEPAAPAEDETVLRPWDPHKAAKDVEVGQYYLKLKNYRAALERFNHALTYKPNDAEAILGLAITQEKLDLLSLSAQNYRKYLEILPNGPKSKDAEEGLKRVAPQAAERAPSNVSANPAQLAAHDIDVGETYLSGNNFDSARERFEEALRLTPDNPLIWFRLAQSLQGMQRLDPARLYYKKYLEAQPKGKFAKNAKKAISQIDWVLGK; encoded by the coding sequence ATGAACGCCCGCTCTCATATCGTTACCGCACTGCTGTTTTTAAGCACGTTGCTATTGCTGCTGCCTGCGCCGCACGCTCTCGCCCAGGATAGCCAGGACGATCAGCCTCATATCACGCCGCGCAACACGCCCACGCCAACTCCCACACCTACGCCGAAACCGGCAGCCAATCAGCCGCCGACGCAAAAGAAAGACCAATATGAGCGACCGCCCTTTCCCGGCGATGTCCAGCAGAAGCCCGGAGCTAACGAGCCCTCGCCCAAGCCCAGCGACGATAAGTATGAGCGCCCGCCATTCCCCGGCGATGCTCCTGGCACCAGCCCCACCGGTGGCAGCGTAAGCGGTGAAAGCTCCAGCAAGGACACACAAATTGACACCGACATCCACCCGGATAAAGATAAAGAAGAGCCCGCTGCACCCGCCGAGGATGAAACAGTCCTGAGGCCGTGGGACCCGCACAAGGCCGCCAAGGACGTTGAAGTCGGCCAGTATTACCTTAAGCTCAAGAATTACCGCGCCGCTCTGGAGCGCTTTAATCACGCGCTTACATACAAGCCGAATGACGCTGAAGCCATTCTGGGTCTGGCCATCACCCAGGAAAAGCTCGATCTGCTCTCTCTGTCCGCCCAGAACTATCGCAAATACCTTGAGATCCTGCCGAACGGGCCCAAGTCAAAAGACGCAGAAGAAGGCTTGAAGCGCGTTGCGCCACAGGCTGCCGAGCGGGCTCCGTCAAACGTCAGCGCCAATCCGGCGCAGCTCGCGGCGCACGATATCGATGTCGGCGAAACCTATCTTTCCGGCAATAACTTTGACAGCGCTCGTGAGCGCTTTGAAGAAGCTCTTCGCCTCACCCCGGACAATCCTCTGATCTGGTTCCGGCTTGCTCAATCGCTGCAGGGCATGCAGCGGCTAGACCCGGCGCGGCTCTATTACAAGAAATATCTTGAGGCCCAGCCCAAAGGAAAGTTTGCAAAGAACGCCAAAAAAGCAATTTCGCAGATCGACTGGGTATTAGGTAAGTAG
- a CDS encoding OmpA family protein codes for MNLKSSLLVLLAGTSLMIGTGCTTKNYVRKQTQPIVDKSNELDARTAKNNAAIHDVDSRATAGIAGANTKAGEADQKALDARNRADQAQTLATQANTRADALANQVANLDNYRPVAETSVHFAFNKADLTAKAKTALDQLLAEVPNTKGYLVVVEGDTDSVGSAKYNYKLSEKRADSVVQYLSSKSIPAHKIYLIGMGKDKYAAPNTTADGRAKNRRVDVRLMTNVLATETPSSAQSTTPNPSR; via the coding sequence ATGAATTTGAAATCAAGCCTTTTGGTTCTGCTGGCCGGCACATCGTTGATGATCGGCACTGGTTGCACAACAAAGAACTATGTCCGCAAGCAGACCCAGCCAATCGTCGATAAATCCAACGAACTTGATGCCAGAACCGCCAAGAACAACGCCGCGATCCATGATGTTGATAGCCGCGCAACCGCCGGCATCGCAGGCGCGAACACCAAGGCCGGTGAAGCCGACCAGAAGGCGTTGGACGCCCGCAATCGCGCAGACCAGGCCCAGACTCTGGCAACGCAGGCCAATACCCGCGCAGACGCCCTGGCTAACCAGGTCGCCAATCTGGATAACTATCGCCCCGTGGCTGAGACCTCAGTTCACTTCGCCTTCAACAAGGCTGATCTGACCGCCAAAGCCAAGACCGCTCTTGACCAGCTGCTGGCTGAAGTTCCCAACACCAAGGGTTACCTGGTGGTTGTGGAAGGCGACACTGACTCCGTGGGTTCGGCAAAATATAACTACAAGCTGAGCGAGAAACGCGCTGACTCCGTGGTGCAGTATCTCTCTTCCAAGAGCATTCCGGCGCACAAGATTTACCTCATCGGAATGGGCAAAGATAAATACGCCGCTCCCAACACCACTGCTGACGGCCGCGCCAAGAACCGCCGCGTTGACGTTCGCCTCATGACGAACGTTCTCGCTACTGAAACACCAAGCTCTGCGCAGAGTACCACTCCTAACCCGAGCCGGTAG